In the Paramisgurnus dabryanus chromosome 5, PD_genome_1.1, whole genome shotgun sequence genome, one interval contains:
- the LOC135774367 gene encoding uncharacterized protein, with protein MVYVNKAHWSPSFIEELLPAAQKTALLYQLSYLCLANFPTLERIIRARAVETQLLFGSSDATMLKCILTSENLVQSLFPMLEKAVVKNKPILAVKYLAKAREWIKDIIHDVDKIVEKYDLHNKDVATSTSDVIKEKIDTEKKMTEKDQELKQTEQALNQLKAELQKASKELAEAEQKINAKSQELQNFARSVTQTSKGLGIFAALVPFAGLVVKSIYDAVKDPENAAKMKGLEAELNNLISDKTALKHKEWELQLQIIDWQMKVSRASFERSSIPDPIHLSEVQSSLSKIQAILIQLKNFWESVAQMLDYLEQKTFVGEDLIDDLSELKDEFLDSIKAAEGAWCSFGEGCNKASVIFKLNTRDAYKFLEVSPSSLSKEEWDKEYNSVKKQLENLGPPKPVKSCETPAIKN; from the exons ATGGTATATGTAAACAAGGCTCATTGGAGCCCATCATTCATAGAGGAGCTTCTCCCTGCTGCACAGAAGACGGCACTGCTGTATCAGCTCTCTTACCTATGCCTGGCCAACTTTCCAACCCTTGAAAGGATCATCAGGGCTCGGGCTGTGGAAACTCAGCTTCTGTTTGGCTCCTCTGATGCAACCATGCTTAAG TGCATTTTGACCAGTGAAAACCTGGTTCAGTCGCTGTTTCCCATGCTGGAGAAAGCTGTGGTAAAAAATAAGCCGATTTTGGCCGTCAAATACCTAGCAAAAGCACGAGAATGGATCAAGGATATTATCCATGATGTGGACAAGATCGTGGAAAA GTATGATTTACACAACAAAGATGTTGCAACGTCCACCAGCGATGTTATTAAGGAAAAAATAGATACAGAGaaaaagatgacagaaaaaGACCAGGAGTTGAAGCAGACTGAACAAGCTCTGAATCAGCTGAAAGCTGAACTCCAGAAAGCCAGCAAAGAGCTTGCTGAAGCTgagcaaaaaataaatgcaaaaagtCAAGAGCTTCAAAATTTTGCCAGATCTGTAACCCAAACCAGTAAAGGCCTCGGCATCTTCGCTGCACTCGTTCCATTCGCCGGGCTGGTTGTTAAAAGCATTTATGATGCTGTCAAAGATCCTGAAAACGCTGCAAAAATGAAGGGTCTTGAAGCTGAATTAAACAACTTAATCTCTGATAAGACTGCTCTGAAACACAAGGAGTGGGAGCTCCAACTCCAGATCATTGACTGGCAGATGAAGGTCTCCAGAGCCAGTTTTGAACGAA GTTCCATACCCGACCCAATCCATCTAAGTGAGGTTCAGAGTAGCTTGTCCAAAATTCAGGCAATTCTCATTCAGCTGAAAAACTTCTGGGAGAGTGTTGCTCAAATGCTGGACTACCTGGAACAAAAGACCTTTGTTGGAGAAGATCTTATTGATGACCTTTCCGAACTGAAAGATGAATTTCTGGACTCCATCAAAGCAGCTGAAGGG GCTTGGTGCTCCTTTGGTGAAGGCTGTAACAAAGCATCTGTCATCTTTAAGCTCAACACCAGAGATGCCTACAAGTTTCTGGAGGTCAGTCCTTCATCTCTCTCCAAAGAGGAATGGGATAAAGAATATAACAGTGTAAAGAAACAACTGGAGAACTTAGGCCCACCAAAACCTGTGAAAAGCTGTGAAACACCTGCCATTAAAAATTGA